A part of Maniola jurtina chromosome 19, ilManJurt1.1, whole genome shotgun sequence genomic DNA contains:
- the LOC123875034 gene encoding senecionine N-oxygenase-like, whose protein sequence is MSLSVILRTSVFLLCLNIIFIGTSDGLSLPETSSYACVIGGGYSGLAVSRYLKQHGVNFTVFEAAPEVGGTWRFDPHVGVDDDGVPVFTSQYRYLRVNTPRQTMEFGDYPFPDTTPAYPSGTCFYKYLKSFVKKFDLMTNIQVRSLVTAVTWAGDHWKLTYIKTDDRQNHTVLCDYVVVANGQYVLPVIPMFPGLETFQGSIIHSHDYKAPEPYTGRRVLLVGAGASGLDLSTQLHNITEKLVHSHHLKYNQPKFADQYVKKPDIQGFVTNGVFFQDGSFEEVDDIIFATGYEFYHPFLDETSGLTRAGKYVMPLYQHIVNMRRPTMTFIGVVNRVITKVMDSQAAYIASLIAGKFQLPSEQEMLDAWFDHAYKYKVAKEINTVGPEMDQYFAKLSKEAGITRNPPVLTHIRDFNAKNRLDDLFNYRDYDYEIIDSHTYKRWYNGGGKGEVCPVEAS, encoded by the exons CCGGAGACCTCTTCGTACGCATGCGTGATAGGCGGAGGATACTCAGGGCTGGCAGTGTCGCGGTACCTCAAGCAGCATGGAGTCAATTTCACCGTGTTCGAGGCAGCGCCGGAAGTCGGCGGAACTTGGCGGTTCGACCCACATGTAGGGGTAGATGATGACGGAGTTCCTGTCTTTACCAGCCAGTACAGATACTTGAG GGTAAATACCCCAAGACAGACAATGGAGTTCGGCGACTACCCTTTTCCAGACACCACTCCAGCCTACCCCAGCGGGACATGCTTCTATAAGTACCTCAAGTCATTCGTCAAGAAATTCGACCTGATGACCAATatacaa GTCCGCAGCCTGGTAACAGCAGTGACTTGGGCAGGCGACCATTGGAAGCTGACTTATATAAAAACAGATGACCGCCAAAACCACACTGTCCTTTGCGACTACGTGGTCGTCGCTAACGGCCAATATGTGCTGCCGGTTATACCAATGTTCCCGGGACTTGAGACGTTTcaag GATCAATAATCCATAGCCATGATTACAAAGCCCCAGAACCGTACACAGGCCGAAGGGTTCTTCTAGTAGGAGCTGGTGCTTCAGGGTTGGATCTATCAACGCAGCTACACAACATAACAGAGAAGCTGGTCCATAGCCACCACTTGAAGTATAACCAGCCGAAGTTCGCGGACCAGTATGTGAAGAAGCCTGATATTCAGGGTTTTGTAACGAATGGAGTCTTTTTCCAAGACGGCAGCTTTGAAGAAGTTGATGATATCATATTTGCAACAG GTTATGAGTTCTACCACCCGTTCCTCGACGAGACGAGCGGGCTGACGCGCGCCGGCAAGTACGTGATGCCTCTCTACCAACACATCGTCAACATGCGGCGTCCTACCATGACCTTCATCGGCGTCGTCAACCGCGTTATTACCAAAGTTATGGACTCACAG GCGGCCTACATAGCGTCACTGATCGCGGGTAAATTCCAACTACCCTCCGAGCAAGAGATGCTGGACGCGTGGTTCGACCACGCATACAAATACAAGGTGGCGAAGGAAATCAACACCGTTGGGCCGGAAATG GATCAATATTTCGCCAAGCTGTCCAAAGAAGCGGGCATCACAAGAAACCCACCAGTGCTGACTCATATCCGAGACTTTAACGCTAAGAACCGGCTGGATGACTTGTTCAACTACAGAGACTATGATTACGAAATTATCGATAGCCATACTTATAAGCGATGGTATAACGGTGGAGGAAAGGGGGAAGTATGTCCTGTAGAGGCTAGTTAG